A DNA window from Helianthus annuus cultivar XRQ/B chromosome 15, HanXRQr2.0-SUNRISE, whole genome shotgun sequence contains the following coding sequences:
- the LOC110913321 gene encoding stigma-specific STIG1-like protein 1, producing MTKKILITLIILMALAFNLSATPIEFDDEDLVPTSGSLRGASRFLAQHSRGLVKCNKNPRLCRAKGSPGPDCCKKKCVNVKTDKQNCGLCGKKCKHQEICCNGKCVNLMTDKRNCGGCNNRCKRANSCMSGMCSYA from the coding sequence ATGACAAAGAAAATCTTGATAACTTTGATCATCCTGATGGCTTTAGCCTTTAATCTTTCTGCAACACCTATCGAATTTGACGATGAAGATCTTGTTCCTACATCTGGTTCACTAAGAGGGGCAAGTCGGTTCCTTGCTCAACACTCGAGGGGCTTGGTGAAATGCAACAAGAACCCAAGACTATGTCGGGCGAAAGGCAGCCCAGGTCCAGACTGTTGCAAGAAGAAATGTGTCAATGTTAAGACTGATAAACAAAACTGTGGGCTTTGTGGGAAGAAATGCAAGCACCAAGAGATTTGCTGCAATGGGAAATGCGTAAACCTGATGACAGACAAGAGAAACTGTGGAGGCTGCAACAATCGATGCAAGAGAGCGAATTCTTGCATGTCAGGGATGTGCAGTTATGCGTAA
- the LOC110913320 gene encoding 60S ribosomal protein L24-2-like translates to MVLKTELCRFSGQKIYPGRGIRFIRSDSQVFLFANSKCKKVLSQQAEASKLTWTAMYRKQHTKGLAQEAVKKRHRATKKPYYRAIVGATLEVIQKKRSEKPEVHDAAREAALR, encoded by the exons ATGGTTCTCAA gACTGAGCTATGCAGATTCAGTGGCCAGAAGATTTATCCTGGTAGGGGTATTAGATTCATCAGATCTGATTCACAG GTGTTTTTGTTTGCAAATTCCAAATGCAAAAAGGTACTTTCACAACAAGCTGAAGCGTCAAAGCTTACATGGACCGCGATGTACCGAAAGCAGCACACGAAG GGTCTTGCGCAAGAGGCTGTGAAGAAGAGGCATCGTGCAACCAAGAAGCCGTATTACAGGGCTATTGTGGGAGCTACTTTGGAAGTTATTCAGAAGAAGAGAAGTGAGAAACCTGAAGTTCATGATGCTGCTAGAGAGGCCGCTCTTCG atAA